Proteins encoded in a region of the Anopheles aquasalis chromosome 2, idAnoAquaMG_Q_19, whole genome shotgun sequence genome:
- the LOC126571745 gene encoding ATP-sensitive inward rectifier potassium channel 11-like isoform X2: protein MDTPSGSPYSQRRNWLRMQEQQQQQQQQQFLQQKRQQDTSTLQEDMEYRFSRPIKIVDYDKERYSWSAPGSPYHIRRPAFDRNRLWIENVSSSESDHEPKPIRTIKQCAPDDDNGSSNPPEAHRAFANTESERDPGTFPITIRSARSLQSLRLRRDPQHQGTRTVKARRVINKKGEGNVHLAHLPQRSIRFARDIATTLVDEQWRYTLLLFVLSFCCSWIFFAILWYLIAYAHGDLNHDPSTGERLGDGSKPCVEGTTSFTGFLLFSVETQVSTGYGVIVPTEECPEAFFLLLVQILFGLVIGGAMVGVVYAKMIRIPKRSFEMKFSKRAVICQRDGRLCLVFRVCDHKQQHIIGTKLTASILEPRRYPGTNLVERCESRLRLQSNGHVLALWPITVCHVIDRYSPLYDVSAAELLERKFEIVVTMTGATWTTGQMSQARTSYLPMEILWGHRFQNIIEYDVDRGCYVAQNEQLDLVEEVDTPLCSARLLEEMMDELHDNHPDFGEYHAADNTDASLGVSFVSIEIQHADEK from the exons ATGGACACACCATCTGGAAGTCCATACTCGCAACGCCGAAATTGGTTAAGaatgcaggagcagcagcagcagcagcagcaacagcaatttCTCCAACAAAAGCGTCAGCAGGACACTAGTACGCTACAGGAAGATATGGAATATCGGTTCTCGCGGCCCATCAAAATAGTAGATTACGATAAAGAGCGGTACTCCTGGTCCGCACCAGGCAGTCCTTATCACATACGCCGCCCAGCATTCGATAGGAACCGTCTCTG GATCGAGAACGTCAGCAGCTCTGAATCGGATCACGAGCCTAAACCAATTCGCACTATTAAGCAGTGCGCACCGGACGATGATAATGGCTCTTCGAATCCACCGGAAGCACACCGGGCATTTGCGAACACTGAAAGCG AGCGGGATCCAGGGACGTTCCCTATCACAATACGCAGCGCTCGTAGCTTGCAGAGCCTTCGGTTGAGGCGTGATCCACAGCACCAGGGAACACGGACCGTGAAGGCACGGCGCGTGATAAACAAGAAGGGAGAAGGAAACGTCCATCTTGCGCATCTACCGCAacgttcgattcgtttcgcGCGCGACATTGCCACCACGTTG GTGGATGAGCAATGGCGTTACACACTACTTCTGTTTGTGCTGAGCTTCTGTTGTAGCTGGATTTTCTTCGCCATTCTTTGGTACCTGATTGCGTACGCACACGGTGATCTGAATCATGATCCAAGCACCGGGGAGCGGCTTGGTGATGGCAGCAAACCGTGCGTCGAAGGAACTACGAGCTTTACCGGATTCCTGTTGTTCAGTGTGGAAACGCAAGTGTCCACCGGGTATGGTGTAATCGTGCCAACAGAGGAATGCCCCGAAGCGTTCTTTCTACTGCTCGTGCAGATTCTTTTCGGACTCGTCATTGGCGGGGCCATGGTTGGGGTCGTGTACGCCAAGATGATTCGCATCCCGAAGCGTAGCTTCGAGATGAAGTTCAGCAAACGGGCAGTGATCTGCCAACGCGATGGACGGTTGTGtctcgtgtttcgtgtttgcgATCATAAGCAACAGCACATTATCGGCACTAAGCTGACCGCTAGCATTCTTGAGCCGAGGCGTTACCCCGGAACGAACTTGGTAGAAAGATGTGAGTCTCGTTTGCGGCTACAAAGCAATGGTCACGTCTTAGCACTGTGGCCTATCACCGTGTGCcacgtgatcgatcgatacagTCCACTGTACGACGTATCGGCGGCCGAGCTGTTAGAGCGAAAGTTTGAAATCGTCGTCACAATGACCGGTGCGACGTGGACGACGGGCCAGATGAGCCAAGCCCGTACATCCTACCTACCGATGGAGATTCTCTGGGGACATCGGTTTCAGAACATCATCGAGTACGATGTCGACCGAGGGTGCTATGTAGCGCAGAACGAACAGCTAGATCTGGTGGAGGAAGTCGACACACCGCTCTGCAGCGCTCGTTTGCTCGAGGAGATGATGGACGAGCTGCACGACAATCATCCGGATTTCGGCGAATATCATGCCGCGGACAATACCGACGCTAGTCTGGGAGTTA GCttcgtttcgatcgaaatTCAGCATGCGGATGAGAAGTAA
- the LOC126571757 gene encoding uncharacterized protein LOC126571757, with the protein MFLVVEIVNDKGEKEWKVAPKRWVCTTKNTRRTVLLWPHEMGAERQMHLVKEGVCKPMKSWSRQECIVRQECSTYDGANAALKVAALLRPRPKAKVTIPMVSAVAMVQSGQTLQQDNEDPLNIDDLNEVPAKPSAKTLLHTDGNLSTMISIKSMVQSLMAKLEMFEKLNARIEKQNAHIVEQNANIIERNKSIEKTNAALLTKIDVMQRALHNLDPQQLSTTNTTDLMEASSYSFDPMETIEQVTRLKQKLNDTSYRRKLLSWLTINATGQNANTRMSTCLELLFSRELVAKYTWTGMARDGKEKVAMRNHQNLVNLFKAVGTTPRERIDGNYVSNFFKLKLKTHRQSMESFDDESQLF; encoded by the exons ATGTTTCTGGTAGTGGAAATAGTCAATGATAAGGGCGAAAAGGAGTGGAAGGTAGCACCCAAACGATGGGTGTGCACAACGAAGAATACCCGGCGAACGGTTCTGTTGTGGCCACATGAAATGGGAGCTGAACGGCAAATGCACCTGGTCAAAGAGGGAGTATGCAAACCGATGAAAAGTTGGAGTCGGCAGGAATGTATCGTGAGGCAAGAGTGTTCGACTTACGATGGGGCAAATGCTGCATTGAAAGTTGCTGCACTGCTACGGCCACGTCCAAAAGCGAAAGTTACAATTCCAATGGTCAGCGCTGTTGCGATGGTACAGAGCGGGCAGACTTTACAGCAAGATAATGAAGATCCACTGAATATAGATGATCTCAATGAGGTTCCAGCTAAACCATCTGCCAAAACGCTGTTGCATACGGATGGGAACCTATCAACGATGATCTCTATCAAATCGATGGTGCAATCCTTAATGGCAAAACTTGAAATGTTCGAGAAGCTAAACGCCCGTATTGAGAAGCAAAATGCTCATATTGTGGAACAAAATGCTAACATTATAGAGCGGAACAAAAGCATCGAGAAAACGAATGCAGCTCTTTTGACAAAGATAGATGTAATGCAGAGAGCATTGCATAATCTTGATCCTCAACAATTATCTACAACGAATACAACGGACTTAATGGAAGCATCCTCGTATTCCTTTGATCCTATGGAAACTATTGAACAGGTAACGAGACTAAAGCAAAAGTTGAATGATACGTCTTATCGCCGGAAACTG CTTTCATGGTTAACAATAAATGCTACGGGCCAGAATGCAAACACAAGGATGTCGACCTGTTTGGAGTTGCTGTTTAGCCGCGAACTAGTTGCAAAATACACATGGACAGGGATGGCTagggatggaaaagaaaaagtagcTATGCGAAATCATCAAAACCTAGTAAATCTGTTCAAGGCAGTTGGTACAACACCACGTGAAAGAATTGATGGAAATTATGTCTctaattttttcaaattaaaacttAAAACCCATCGCCAATCGATGGAATCTTTCGATGATGAGTCACAATTGTTTTGA
- the LOC126571760 gene encoding uncharacterized protein LOC126571760, whose product MFLVVELVNDKGKKEWKLAPKRWVCTTKNTRRTVLLWPHEMLAERQMHLVKEGICKPMKSWSRQECIVRQECSTYDGANAALKVAALLRPRPKAKVTIPMVSAVAMVQSGQTLQQDNEDPLNIDDLNEVPAEPSAETQLHTDRNLSTMVSIKSMVQSLMAKLEKFEKLNAMYEKVAMRNHQNLVNLFKAVGTTPRERIDGNYVSNFFKLKLKTGKERLLRHQKRSVSGKGTNPICNNEQQVGLDGIAITSADSSNAIDRQSMESFDDESQLF is encoded by the coding sequence ATGTTTCTGGTAGTGGAATTAGTCAATGATAAGGGCAAAAAGGAGTGGAAGCTAGCACCCAAACGATGGGTGTGCACAACGAAGAATACCCGGCGAACGGTTCTGTTGTGGCCACATGAAATGTTAGCTGAACGGCAAATGCACCTGGTCAAAGAGGGAATATGCAAACCGATGAAAAGTTGGAGTCGGCAGGAATGTATCGTGAGGCAAGAGTGTTCGACTTACGATGGGGCAAATGCTGCATTGAAAGTTGCTGCACTGCTACGGCCACGTCCAAAAGCGAAAGTTACAATTCCAATGGTCAGCGCTGTTGCGATGGTACAGAGCGGGCAGACTTTACAGCAAGATAATGAAGATCCACTGAATATAGATGATCTCAATGAGGTTCCAGCTGAACCATCTGCCGAAACGCAGTTGCATACGGATCGGAACTTATCAACGATGGTCTCTATCAAATCGATGGTGCAATCCTTAATGGCAAAACTTGAAAAGTTCGAGAAGCTAAACGCTATGTACGAAAAAGTAGCTATGCGAAATCATCAAAACCTAGTAAATCTGTTCAAGGCAGTTGGTACAACACCACGTGAAAGAATTGATGGAAATTATGTCTctaattttttcaaattaaaacttAAAACCGGCAAGGAACGGCTCCTGCGACATCAGAAGCGTTCGGTAAGCGGCAAAGGAACTAATCCGATATGTAATAATGAGCAACAAGTAGGACTCGATGGTATAGCGATAACTTCTGCTGACTCATCGAATGCTATTGATCGCCAATCGATGGAATCTTTCGATGATGAGTCACAATTGTTTTGA
- the LOC126571747 gene encoding uncharacterized protein LOC126571747 — translation MFLVVEIVNDKGEKEWKVAPKRWVCTTKNSRRTVLLWPREMLAERQMHLAKEGVCKPMKSWSRQECIVRQECSTYDGANAALQIQQQSEVHLKSMGASGVVAPEPSAKQDLPETKTSMLASIKTMVESLTKRHACIEQLNARIVKQNAKIEAQNIRIENESVDLKKTLQVMHKKLATLGSHQTHTEDYSTQSSSFYIEPSRTFVELNDLENMLNDEAFQSKMVAYAALEQQRLLANQSLPEKSWTTLGCVVKRKFKTIEEVNAAIEDMSGMSSSSMSPGPMPVQKKNRTKKVDFNHEIREIDRLTQPRIEPSANTSIITASADTAYPTTTRERTSTPTNTMEDICNRLQEITTSQQQIQASMNMLTNRIARMEKSVAEALAIFPTILEKIEAQPSRKEPKFSFNPIGSIKELEELEGRLNEENYKQAMINWLEWNVNGERSEKRMAKSLDLLFSEAMQAKCTWSGVSRGGNDRIALQRRRNIKHIFRVIGTTENEKVNDKMVAKFLINRLRNAKRRILWNGRNGTGA, via the exons ATGTTTCTGGTAGTAGAAATAGTCAATGATAAGGGCGAAAAGGAGTGGAAGGTAGCACCCAAACGATGGGTGTGCACAACGAAGAACTCCCGGCGAACGGTTCTGTTGTGGCCACGTGAAATGTTAGCTGAACGGCAAATGCACCTGGCCAAAGAGGGAGTATGCAAACCGATGAAAAGTTGGAGCCGGCAGGAATGTATCGTGAGGCAAGAGTGTTCGACCTACGATGGGGCAAATGCTGCATTGCAAATACAGCAACAGTCTGAAGTACACCTTAAATCCATGGGCGCATCCGGCGTAGTAGCACCGGAGCCATCAGCAAAACAAGACCTTCCGGAGACTAAAACATCAATGCTGGCCTCTATTAAGACGATGGTGGAATCTCTAACGAAAAGACATGCGTGCATCGAACAGCTAAATGCTCGAATCGTTAAGCAAAATGCTAAAATTGAAGCGCAAAATATTCGTATAGAAAATGAGAGCGTTGATTTAAAGAAAACCCTACAAGTAATGCATAAAAAGCTTGCCACACTTGGTTCGCATCAGACCCATACTGAAGATTATTCAACGCAAAGttcatcattttacattgAGCCGTCGAGAACCTTTGTGGAGCTAAATGACTTAGAAAACATGTTGAATGATGAGGCGTTTCAATCGAAAATG GTTGCATATGCGGCATTGGAACAACAGCGGCTGTTAGCAAATCAGAGCTTACCTGAAAAGTCATGGACTACTCTCGGATGTGTTGTTAAACgcaaatttaaaacaattgaaGAAGTGAATGCAGCCATAGAGGACATGTCTGGTATGTCTTCGAGCAGCATGTCGCCTGGACCTATGCCCgtccagaaaaaaaataggaCGAAGAAAGTGGACTTCAATCATGAAATCAGAGAAATAGACCGCTTGACTCAACCACGGATCGAACCATCTGCCAATACATCCATTATAACAGCCTCAGCAGACACAGCATATCCGACGACAACAAGAGAACGGACAAGTACACCAACAAACACCATGGAAGATATTTGCAACAGATTACAAGAAATAACAACCAGCCAACAGCAAATACAAGCCAGCATGAATATGCTGACGAACAGAATAGCCCGCATGGAAAAATCAGTGGCTGAGGCCTTGGcaatttttccaaccattttggAGAAAATTGAAGCGCAACCGAGTCGAAAGGAGCCAAAATTTTCATTCAATCCTATTGGTTCTATTAAAGAGCTGGAAGAATTAGAAGGAAGGCTTAACGAGGAAAATTATAAACAAGCGATG ATAAATTGGCTCGAATGGAACGTTAATGGGGAACGCTCGGAAAAGCGAATGGCCAAAAGCTTAGATTTGTTGTTCTCCGAAGCAATGCAAGCAAAATGCACTTGGTCCGGTGTTTCGCGAGGTGGGAATGATCGAATTGCTTTGCAGCGTAGgcgaaacattaaacatatttttagaGTAATAGGCACtactgaaaatgaaaaggttAACGATAAAATGGTCGCAAAGTTTCTAATTAATAGGCTTAGAAACGCTAAGAGACGTATATTGTGGAACGGCCGGAATGGGACGGGTGCCTGA
- the LOC126571752 gene encoding uncharacterized protein LOC126571752, whose protein sequence is MFLVVEIVNDKGEKEWKVAPKRWVCTTKNTRRTVLLWPHDISQEWQQHLAKEGACKPMKSWSRVECSVKQECPTYNGANAAMKGLLVSPSSSHTSIQVSNAMFCKKRNQIRQQNRKTLPIGASSVVVPVSLCTIESPSDQEIQASIKSMLESLITNNESIVSRIAQIENQNAHIIERNKLIANDNFDMMEELVSIQTKYESVVCQQLEATESLIENTLFSFDPLETVEQLIDLDNQLNDESFRSDMVTWLKLNAVGNKPQRRMASCLDLVFSWELQTNLLWSGTTRNGLKKHPIKHHKRILQLFKNIGATPLEKVSDKSIAVFFQKKLQFAKTRLLKLDEQPTSIDQAIERLDDDHQPIADGAINNVESSNAVVLIDSECCKFHR, encoded by the exons ATGTTTCTGGTAGTGGAAATAGTCAATGATAAGGGCGAAAAGGAGTGGAAGGTAGCACCCAAACGATGGGTGTGCACAACGAAGAATACCCGGCGAACGGTTCTGTTATGGCCGCATGATATCAGTCaggagtggcagcagcacctggcCAAAGAGGGAGCATGCAAGCCGATGAAAAGCTGGAGCCGCGTCGAATGTAGCGTGAAGCAGGAATGCCCTACTTATAATGGTGCAAATGCTGCGATGAAAGGTTTGCTAGTATCACCTTCGTCGTCACATACTTCTATTCAGGTATCAAATGCAATGTTCTGTAAAAAGCGTAATCAGATACGACAGCAAAACAGAAAGACCCTTCCAATAGGAGCCTCTAGTGTTGTCGTGCCTGTATCACTATGCACCATTGAATCGCCTTCGGATCAAGAAATACAGGCATCTATCAAATCAATGCTCGAATCGTTGATCACAAACAATGAAAGTATTGTGTCGAGAATTGctcaaatcgaaaaccaaaatGCGCACATCATTGAGCGGAATAAACTAATTGCGAATGATAACTTTGATATGATGGAAGAGTTAGTTTCGATCCAAACAAAATATGAGTCCGTTGTGTGCCAACAACTTGAAGCGACAGAAAGTTTGATAGAAAATACATTATTTAGTTTCGATCCACTGGAAACCGTTGAACAGCTAATCGACCTTGACAACCAACTGAACGACGAGTCTTTTCGATCTGATATG GTTACATGGTTGAAGCTAAATGCGGTCGGCAATAAACCACAAAGGAGAATGGCAAGCTGTCTAGATCTGGTTTTTTCTTGGGAATTGCAGACAAATTTGCTTTGGTCTGGAACAACCCGAAATGGATTAAAGAAGCATCCCATAAAACATCATAAGAGAATACTGCAGTTATTCAAAAACATTGGAGCAACGCCTTTGGAAAAGGTGAGCGATAAGAGCATCGCAGTATTTTTCCAGAAAAAACTGCAGTTTGCTAAAACGCGATTGCTCAAGCTTGATGAACAGCCGACATCAATCGATCAAGCTATAGAAAGGCTGGACGATGACCATCAACCGATTGCCGATGGTGCGATAAATAATGTCGAATCATCGAATGCTGTAGTTTTGATCGATAGTGAATGCTGTAAATTTCACCGATAA
- the LOC126571750 gene encoding uncharacterized protein LOC126571750, which produces MFLVVEIVNDKGEKEWKVAPKRWVYTLKNSRRPVLFWPNEISPARQYQLARERTSKPTNSWSRKECIIKHKCLTYEAASAVLEVLLANSSLNASMPLGSGVQRNRKIHVNKRPNDLLVLEHPETEQLPAIMQRNAQSYPKSDASTLADIKTMIESLMKKTKCIETQNARIEKQNANIMERNSRIQNEHSDLMKELTLINRRFEYLVSHQIEITKSSVENSSFHIDPVETIEQLDDLENKLNDETFFFEMVAWLKLNVVGLNPAKRMSSCLDLLFSLEMQANSLWTGTTRDEIGCKKPAIRDRNNIVEVLKAVGVTPWEKVNDKHIAWFFRSKLKCARQRLLSHRKYIGCNGLVNKLDDTQQLSENKATNDVGTSNAEPHTDAELMEDESEILINVEIIN; this is translated from the exons ATGTTTCTGGTAGTAGAAATAGTCAATGATAAGGGCGAAAAGGAGTGGAAGGTAGCACCCAAACGATGGGTGTACACTTTGAAGAACTCCCGGCGACCAGTTCTGTTTTGGCCGAATGAAATAAGCCCTGCGCGGCAATATCAACTCGCTAGAGAAAGAACAAGTAAGCCTACGAATAGCTGGAGCCGGAAAGAATGTATAATAAAACATAAGTGCCTTACTTACGAAGCGGCAAGTGCAGTACTGGAAGTATTATTAGCCAACTCATCGTTGAACGCTTCGATGCCGTTGGGTAGTGGCGTacagagaaatagaaaaatccATGTGAACAAACGACCAAACGATCTGCTTGTGTTAGAGCATCCTGAAACCGAGCAACTACCCGCAATAATGCAGCGAAACGCACAATCATATCCGAAAAGTGATGCTTCCACCCTCGCTGATATCAAAACAATGATCGAGTCATTAATGAAGAAAACTAAATGCATCGAGACACAAAATGCCcgaatcgaaaaacaaaacgctaaCATTATGGAGCGGAATAGCCGTATTCAGAACGAACACTCTGACTTGATGAAGGAGCTAACTTTAATAAATAGAAGATTCGAATACCTAGTGTCGCACCAAATAGAAATCACAAAGAGTTCAGTTGAAAATTCGTCATTTCACATTGATCCTGTGGAAACAATAGAACAGCTGGATGATCTTGAAAACAAGCTGAACGATGAGACGTTCTTTTTTGAAATG GTTGCATGGTTGAAATTGAACGTAGTAGGACTGAATCCAGCCAAAAGGATGTCTAGCTGCCTTGATTTGCTCTTTTCACTTGAAATGCAAGCCAATTCGCTTTGGACTGGAACGACTCGAGATGAAATCGGCTGTAAGAAACCGGCTATTAGAGACCGAAATAACATTGTAGAGGTATTGAAAGCGGTTGGAGTAACCCCCTGGGAAAAGGTGAACGACAAGCACATCGCCTGGTTTTTCCGAAGTAAACTTAAATGTGCCAGACAGCGTCTGTTAAGCCATAGAAAATACATCGGATGTAACGGATTAGTCAATAAGCTTGATGATACTCAACAGTTATCTGAAAACAAAGCGACGAACGACGTCGGTACATCGAATGCTGAACCACATACCGATGCGGAATTGATGGAGGACGAATCGGAAATACTAATTAATGTAGAAATTATAAATTAG
- the LOC126575853 gene encoding uncharacterized protein LOC126575853, with translation MFLVVEIVNDNGEKEWKVAPKRWVCTSKNTQRPVLFWPDEFSAERQNQLAIEGTCKPLQSWMRRECVVKQEFPTYEAANTGLQALLSQHNNQIKEELEDPLNVEDPAFESSEPPCGIQSTPGDGVSMLVTIKAILESLIVKNARIEEQSTNILAQNSRIVNEISLLQKRVETMEQTVVQMAFNQFEPMDTIKQLRELDKKLSDESFNAELVQFLLANICSDETILRIKSCVDLLCTLGLQSKLQWVSLEKLQNFLNLLKKVGETPSERVTLSSLANFFEQNESSKKSSSSKRKIFLEPRGTAEELLELEDKLNDESFTAELLKWLLFKVRDNNAPWRIKSCLDLLCSLELQSKLSREDTVRRCNSSRAGSMFYESPEKFKAAVSYEFKSKAPF, from the exons ATGTTTCTGGTAGTGGAAATAGTGAATGATAATGGCGAAAAGGAGTGGAAGGTAGCACCCAAGCGATGGGTTTGCACGTCCAAGAACACCCAGCGACCAGTTCTGTTTTGGCCTGATGAATTCAGTGCCGAGAGACAAAATCAGCTCGCAATAGAAGGAACATGTAAGCCACTGCAAAGCTGGATGCGGAGAGAATGCGTTGTAAAGCAGGAGTTTCCAACTTACGAAGCGGCAAACACCGGACTGCAAGCACTGTTATCACAACATAACAATCAGATAAAGGAAGAACTAGAAGATCCGTTGAATGTGGAGGATCCTGCCTTTGAATCATCTGAACCACCATGTGGCATTCAATCAACTCCGGGCGATGGTGTTTCAATGCTAGTTACTATCAAGGCAATACTGGAATCGTTGATAGTGAAAAATGCTCGGATCGAAGAACAAAGCACTAATATATTGGCGCAAAATTCTCGTATCGTGAATGAAATATCTCTTTTGCAAAAGAGGGTTGAAACAATGGAGCAAACTGTAGTCCAAATGGCATTCAATCAATTCGAACCTATGGACACCATCAAGCAGCTAAGGGAGCTTGATAAAAAGTTGAGCGATGAATCATTCAATGCGGAATTG GTTCAGTTCTTGCTCGCTAATATCTGTAGCGATGAAACGATATTGAGGATCAAAAGCTGTGTGGATTTGCTCTGTACTCTAGGACTGCAATCAAAACTACAATGGGTTTCACTGGAGAAGCTTCAAAATTTTTTGAATCTGTTGAAAAAAGTAGGGGAAACACCTTCAGAACGTGTAACTCTCAGTTCATTGGCGAattttttcgaacaaaatGAAAGTAGCAAAAAGAGTAGTAGTTCAAAGAGAAAGATTTTCCTTGAACCTAGAGGAACTGCGGAGGAGCTGCTGGAATTGGAAGATAAACTGAACGACGAATCGTTCACCGCGGAACTG CTCAAATGGTTACTTTTTAAAGTGAGGGACAATAATGCACCATGGAGGATTAAAAGCTGTTTGGATTTGCTATGTTCTTTGGAGCTACAATCTAAATTAAG TAGGGAAGACACCGTCAGAAGATGTAACTCATCAAGGGCTGGCTCAATGTTTTACGAATCACCTGAAAAATTCAAAGCAGCGGTATCTTATGAGTTTAAATCGAAAGCGCCGTTCTAA
- the LOC126571745 gene encoding ATP-sensitive inward rectifier potassium channel 11-like isoform X1 → MDTPSGSPYSQRRNWLRMQEQQQQQQQQQFLQQKRQQDTSTLQEDMEYRFSRPIKIVDYDKERYSWSAPGSPYHIRRPAFDRNRLWIENVSSSESDHEPKPIRTIKQCAPDDDNGSSNPPEAHRAFANTESERDPGTFPITIRSARSLQSLRLRRDPQHQGTRTVKARRVINKKGEGNVHLAHLPQRSIRFARDIATTLVDEQWRYTLLLFVLSFCCSWIFFAILWYLIAYAHGDLNHDPSTGERLGDGSKPCVEGTTSFTGFLLFSVETQVSTGYGVIVPTEECPEAFFLLLVQILFGLVIGGAMVGVVYAKMIRIPKRSFEMKFSKRAVICQRDGRLCLVFRVCDHKQQHIIGTKLTASILEPRRYPGTNLVERCESRLRLQSNGHVLALWPITVCHVIDRYSPLYDVSAAELLERKFEIVVTMTGATWTTGQMSQARTSYLPMEILWGHRFQNIIEYDVDRGCYVAQNEQLDLVEEVDTPLCSARLLEEMMDELHDNHPDFGEYHAADNTDASLGASFRSKFSMRMRSNPSSFVRFNEIYSEDEEDRASFEESQANAPTDKKYSSSRTDSEAIVIEDHESKRPTTETALH, encoded by the exons ATGGACACACCATCTGGAAGTCCATACTCGCAACGCCGAAATTGGTTAAGaatgcaggagcagcagcagcagcagcagcaacagcaatttCTCCAACAAAAGCGTCAGCAGGACACTAGTACGCTACAGGAAGATATGGAATATCGGTTCTCGCGGCCCATCAAAATAGTAGATTACGATAAAGAGCGGTACTCCTGGTCCGCACCAGGCAGTCCTTATCACATACGCCGCCCAGCATTCGATAGGAACCGTCTCTG GATCGAGAACGTCAGCAGCTCTGAATCGGATCACGAGCCTAAACCAATTCGCACTATTAAGCAGTGCGCACCGGACGATGATAATGGCTCTTCGAATCCACCGGAAGCACACCGGGCATTTGCGAACACTGAAAGCG AGCGGGATCCAGGGACGTTCCCTATCACAATACGCAGCGCTCGTAGCTTGCAGAGCCTTCGGTTGAGGCGTGATCCACAGCACCAGGGAACACGGACCGTGAAGGCACGGCGCGTGATAAACAAGAAGGGAGAAGGAAACGTCCATCTTGCGCATCTACCGCAacgttcgattcgtttcgcGCGCGACATTGCCACCACGTTG GTGGATGAGCAATGGCGTTACACACTACTTCTGTTTGTGCTGAGCTTCTGTTGTAGCTGGATTTTCTTCGCCATTCTTTGGTACCTGATTGCGTACGCACACGGTGATCTGAATCATGATCCAAGCACCGGGGAGCGGCTTGGTGATGGCAGCAAACCGTGCGTCGAAGGAACTACGAGCTTTACCGGATTCCTGTTGTTCAGTGTGGAAACGCAAGTGTCCACCGGGTATGGTGTAATCGTGCCAACAGAGGAATGCCCCGAAGCGTTCTTTCTACTGCTCGTGCAGATTCTTTTCGGACTCGTCATTGGCGGGGCCATGGTTGGGGTCGTGTACGCCAAGATGATTCGCATCCCGAAGCGTAGCTTCGAGATGAAGTTCAGCAAACGGGCAGTGATCTGCCAACGCGATGGACGGTTGTGtctcgtgtttcgtgtttgcgATCATAAGCAACAGCACATTATCGGCACTAAGCTGACCGCTAGCATTCTTGAGCCGAGGCGTTACCCCGGAACGAACTTGGTAGAAAGATGTGAGTCTCGTTTGCGGCTACAAAGCAATGGTCACGTCTTAGCACTGTGGCCTATCACCGTGTGCcacgtgatcgatcgatacagTCCACTGTACGACGTATCGGCGGCCGAGCTGTTAGAGCGAAAGTTTGAAATCGTCGTCACAATGACCGGTGCGACGTGGACGACGGGCCAGATGAGCCAAGCCCGTACATCCTACCTACCGATGGAGATTCTCTGGGGACATCGGTTTCAGAACATCATCGAGTACGATGTCGACCGAGGGTGCTATGTAGCGCAGAACGAACAGCTAGATCTGGTGGAGGAAGTCGACACACCGCTCTGCAGCGCTCGTTTGCTCGAGGAGATGATGGACGAGCTGCACGACAATCATCCGGATTTCGGCGAATATCATGCCGCGGACAATACCGACGCTAGTCTGGGA GCttcgtttcgatcgaaatTCAGCATGCGGATGAGAAGTAATCCTAGTTCGTTCGTGCGCTTTAACGAAATCTACtcggaagatgaagaagatcgaGCGTCCTTCGAAGAGTCGCAAGCGAACGCACCCACGGACAAGAAATACAGTAGCTCAAGAACCGATTCAGAAGCGATCGTTATCGAGGATCATGAATCGAAAAGACCCACAACGGAGACCGCACTTCATTGA